In a genomic window of Neoarius graeffei isolate fNeoGra1 chromosome 13, fNeoGra1.pri, whole genome shotgun sequence:
- the sgms2b gene encoding phosphatidylcholine:ceramide cholinephosphotransferase 2: MMAVTELPESLQQEGENVDHIEVLVPDTPPNPQTPSTELTPAITTDGGAADHTTDNATPKSRLSRGFAHLLRKNQDYIRISMVETRLQHLHVDRLPAEWWKTGVSFLWAGIMLFCTTVMITVVHERVPEKAENPPLPDKFFDYVPRVEWAFTVTEVNGIVLTIVWTTQWLFLKHKSIIGRRFFFLMGMLYLYRIITMYITTLPVPSTHMNCAPKLYGDSVGKVYRVFQLVSGGGLSITGSHMMCGDFLYSGHTVILTLTYLFISEYSPRWMWWYHLICWLLSLVGVVFILVAHEHYSVDVVVAYFVTSRLFYWYHTMANNQSLRDSPQNYLSHVWWRWCFSFLERNVRSVVPCKFCWPFTLPTSCLTTPCDSYSKVQPTRDE; the protein is encoded by the exons ATGATGGCAGTGACTGAGCTCCCTGAATCATTGCAGCAAGAAGGTGAAAACGTTGACCATATCGAAGTATTAGTTCCAGACACTCCCCCAAACCCTCAGACTCCATCCACAGAACTAACCCCAGCCATTACAACAGATGGTGGAGCTGCAGACCACACCACAGACAATGCCACACCCAAGTCTCGTCTATCACGAGGTTTTGCACATTTGCTGAGAAAGAACCAGGACTACATCCGCATCAGCATGGTTGAGACACGCCTTCAGCACTTGCATGTTGACCGTCTACCGGCTGAGTGGTGGAAAACAGGTGTGTCTTTTCTGTGGGCGGGGATTATGCTCTTCTGCACCACTGTCATGATCACGGTGGTGCATGAGCGtgtcccggagaaggcggagaaTCCACCACTGCCTGATAAGTTCTTCGATTATGTACCGCGTGTGGAGTGGGCATTTACTGTCACTGAAGTCAACGGCATCGTACTGACGATCGTCTGGACCACTCAGTGGCTCTTTCTTAAACACAA atcgATCATAGGCCGCAGGTTCTTCTTTCTCATGGGGATGCTATATTTGTATCGCATCATCACCATGTACATCACCACATTGCCTGTCCCCAGTACACACATGAACTGTGCTCCCAAg tTGTATGGTGACTCAGTGGGGAAAGTGTATCGTGTCTTCCAGCTTGTCTCAGGAGGAGGTTTGTCCATCACGGGCTCACACATGATGTGTGGTGATTTCCTGTACAGTGGTCACACAGTCATCCTCACACTCACCTATCTATTTATCAGTGAAT ACTCCCCCCGCTGGATGTGGTGGTATCATCTGATCTGCTGGTTGCTGAGTTTAGTGGGTGTGGTCTTTATCCTTGTAGCTCATGAGCACTACAGTGTGGACGTGGTGGTGGCGTATTTCGTTACATCACGCCTCTTCTACTGGTACCACACCATGGCCAACAACCAG tCTCTAAGAGATTCCCCTCAGAATTATCTCTCTCATGTGTGGTGGAGGTGGTGCTTTAGCTTTCTAGAAAGGAACGTTCGCTCCGTGGTGCCCTGCAAGTTCTGCTGGCCATTTACTCTGCCCACTTCTTGCCTAACTACGCCCTGCGACTCGTACTCCAAAGTGCAGCCGACCCGAGACGAATGA